In the genome of Colletes latitarsis isolate SP2378_abdomen chromosome 9, iyColLati1, whole genome shotgun sequence, one region contains:
- the LOC143345421 gene encoding uncharacterized protein LOC143345421 isoform X1: MGAAGSSNVAPPPSAPLRARSEETFIYGTEESCCPEYTNENIRQRTRASAFDVGEEPRSQGPSPYATFRDEECWSQRPSVPSLSNLPPSRRQTLLTYAAQMTDWQTAEGHSPSFSHQHQEAMELSRAITQLAVANQQLASAHTATLAHLEELYIELRKERQLRKRDASSDEARKRRLTVEQDLDDEDPRDEKLRSKMERLEQLAKTRGPEKEGAACLLRGRVLNDVPERESKSRLETTNDEAWRTSVRRARGSDETVNLHLEKSDGVKSRIEDEPDRTKGTANQEIITLSEEIERLKAERSEIRRANERLTSELAEQKATVQNLTENYEASKARREEVESSLQERKQEYDELSRKLDVTTQETDRLLKEIDAFNAQKDTAEARIVSLEQDLQKSLLEKEQIKSIENQKTLKLKAQLSEEVSDKKKQIKALEEALDEIQRLKETIKTERKNDDDDEDGSKEDVGTIDSTDDAEGSLPPDRTTNIEEFKKELTLKREARQRAITAVSSEMERLRRELDAEKEAHSETSRVLDLLRSDQNDPRAQQETGEADGNFTRTRLKDSKPDERELETKRVEAQRLTSVLKVSDELRNDIRFQMEKLDDLRYHLETKPDQHRYRIRCLAEVTNKTRESVYARERRANELKDHLAQILVRLGDRSFLDLKDDVALECERQLENINSLKSLYNERLKVLTELKDAAIRELVDVKERLDHTLEKSECLEEDLKKADEKIDVQDTEISNLESQLGLTKADCRDLQNQMSLINGLFTQMLLGASSADMDLDRLTQLLQENHDLISDIAREESTEAAALPKLLLDLVEQVEGSKGTQKRADGENSGETDVEAEKKEDDLQQEDIAHNLPKVWRVLLELLSCHAEGSPSAAAASAADPNSCYKSVDTPAGPRLVISVSKTYIRLKELILEKKHLEKEMNRMKQLNTHLESKLGEQEKRLSAVSAELSKTWTIVDRMQAQHQQLHTHEKILRYELQEKRKMLQELKKELEYCREKWESARQKNTNTELEWRCLRREFAARKALAVHDSFNNSAESGFSDERGDDTDEEDDAVEGRLRLGPRRKPRKESPRTPSPDTESEQPTDTELSEPKTGSSATLEQRTSTPETETELDETEASNVTLNVVSVIGTEAPQSVSEGSQESLDPLDQALTNVIQNLIAINEPGSTTFASPIVQVDVAENVANDDTSFLESFPTIDSNLECNEAPCDGDSLITNDDSIVPEISVQDFDLPSSINENCQKTTDSDGEKTNIEKSSNLTDSHAPTVTSIVSTLPVFSIGPFPTPVVTPTVVKNVQFTDTTIDGPSNRCFAPVFGASLSEERFESTANQETESRGLEKRSTRSTEGVVDSDSVSIDSTSSLETVKEFSASSLGETGKKESSEVGSSKQEENKVKTRTPEEALAAREDRLKRLEEQAKWLMNKMNATSRRGSVLSTRLEELHEVYGEPPVPPPMPDVLPSRRLQTNLTDLPRQVPESSVAEGTENSNTLVSSGGYNESSPDNAP; encoded by the exons ATGGGTGCGGCTGGCAGTAGTAACGTCGCACCTCCTCCTTCGGCACCTTTGAGAGCGCGGAGCGAGGAAACATTTATCTACGGGACAGAGGAATCCTGCTGTCCGGAATACACGAACGAAAATATACGACAAAGGACGAGGGCCAGCGCGTTCGACGTGGGTGAAGAACCTCGATCGCAG GGTCCAAGTCCTTACGCGACCTTCAGGGACGAAGAATGTTGGAGTCAAAGACCATCGGTGCCGAGTTTGTCGAATTTGCCACCGTCTCGTCGGCAGACTTTG TTGACGTACGCGGCGCAGATGACAGATTGGCAGACAGCCGAGGGGCACAGCCCTTCGTTCTCTCATCAACACCAAGAAGCCATGGAGCTTTCGAGAGCGATCACGCAGCTCGCCGTGGCCAACCAGCAGCTAGCTTCGGCTCACACGGCCACCCTGGCGCACTTGGAGGAGCTGTACATCGAGCTCAGGAAGGAGAGGCAGCTTAGGAAACGAGATGCTTCGTCGGACGAGGCTCGGAAGAGAAGACTGACGGTCGAGCAGGACCTGGACGACGAGGATCCGAGGGACGAGAAGCTCCGATCGAAGATGGAGAGATTGGAGCAGCTGGCGAAGACTCGGGGTCCTGAAAAGGAAGGTGCCGCGTGTCTCTTGCGCGGCAGAGTTCTAAACGATGTACCTGAACGGGAATCGAAAAGTCGGCTGGAAACGACGAACGACGAGGCTTGGAGAACGTCCGTTCGCCGAGCACGCGGCAGCGACGAGACGGTGAATTTGCATTTAGAAAAGTCTGACGGGGTGAAATCTAGGATCGAGGACGAGCCAGACAGGACGAAAGGCACCGCTAACCAGGAGATAATCACGTTGTCGGAGGAAATTGAGAGATTAAAGGCTGAACGATCGGAGATTCGACGCGCGAACGAAAGACTGACCAGCGAGCTGGCGGAGCAGAAGGCCACGGTGCAGAACCTCACGGAAAACTACGAG GCATCGAAGGCGCGTCGCGAGGAAGTGGAATCGAGTCTGCAGGAGCGTAAACAAGAGTACGACGAGCTCTCGAGGAAGCTAGACGTCACCACGCAGGAAACCGACAGGCTGTTGAAGGAAATCGACGCCTTCAATGCGCAGAAAGACACCGCCGAAGCCAGGATCGTCAGTCTGGAGCAGGATCTACAGAAGTCGTTGCTGGAAAAGGAACAAATTAAGAGCATAGAGAATCAGAAAACTTTGAAATTGAAGGCGCAGTTGTCCGAGGAGGTCTCGGACAAGAAGAAACAAATAAAAGCTCTCGAGGAAGCTTTGGACGAGATTCAAAGACTGAAGGAGACTATCAAGACTGAAAGgaaaaacgacgacgacgacgaagacGGCTCGAAAGAAGACGTTG GTACGATCGATTCGACAGACGATGCAGAAGGCAGCCTACCACCCGATCGCACGACCAACATAGAGGAATTTAAAAAGGAATTGACTCTGAAGAGGGAAGCCAGACAACGAGCAATCACGGCCGTTTCGTCGGAAATGGAACGACTCAGGCGCGAACTGGACGCAGAGAAGGAGGCCCACTCGGAAACATCGAGGGTGTTGGATCTCTTGAGATCCGATCAGAACGATCCTCGAGCTCAACAGGAAACCGGCGAAGCGGATGGAAACTTTACGAGAACTAGATTGAAGGATTCGAAGCCGGACGAACGCGAACTGGAAACGAAACGCGTGGAAGCCCAACGTTTGACCAGCGTCTTAAAG GTCTCGGACGAACTTAGGAACGACATCCGTTTCCAAATGGAGAAACTGGACGACTTGCGTTATCACCTGGAAACCAAGCCGGATCAGCATCGCTATCGCATTAGATGTTTGGCGGAGGTTACGAATAAGACGCGGGAATCAGTTTACGCGAGGGAACGTCGTGCCAACGAGCTCAAGGACCATCTCGCGCAGATTCTGGTCCGATTGGGGGACAGAAGTTTCCTGGATTTGAAGGACGACGTCGCTCTGGAGTGCGAACGTCAGCTGGAGAACATCAATAGCCTGAAGAGTCTCTACAACGAGAGGCTGAAAGTGCTGACCGAGTTGAAAGACGCGGCGATCAGGGAACTCGTGGACGTAAAAGAGAGATTGGATCATACCTTGGAAAAGTCCGAGTGCTTGGAGGAGGACCTGAAGAAGGCTGACGAGAAG ATCGATGTCCAAGACACCGAGATATCGAATTTGGAGTCTCAGCTGGGACTTACCAAGGCGGACTGCAGGGATCTCCAAAATCAAATGTCGCTCATTAATGGATTGTTCACCCAAATGCTGCTGGGTGCTTCCTCCGCCGACATGGACCTCGATCGACTGACTCAGCTGCTCCAG GAGAATCACGATCTAATAAGTGACATAGCGAGAGAAGAGAGCACCGAAGCTGCAGCCCTCCCGAAACTTCTTCTCGACTTGGTGGAGCAGGTCGAGGGTAGCAAAGGTACTCAGAAACGTGCTGACGGGGAGAACAGCGGCGAAACCGACGTGGAGGCGGAGAAAAAGGAGGACGACCTGCAACAAGAAGACATAGCTCATAATCTGCCCAAG GTGTGGCGCGTTCTACTGGAATTATTGAGCTGTCACGCGGAGGGCAGCCCGTCCGCTGCAGCAGCATCAGCTGCGGATCCAAACAGTTGTTACAAATCCGTGGACACTCCGGCCGGTCCAAGACTCGTAATATCCGTCAGTAAAACGTACATTCGTCTGAAGGAGCTGATCCTAGAAAAGAAACACTTGGAGAAGGAAATGAACCGGATGAAACAGTTGAACACTCACCTGGAGAGCAAGCTCGGCGAACAG GAAAAGAGGCTGTCGGCTGTGTCGGCGGAGCTGAGCAAGACTTGGACCATCGTGGATCGAATGCAGGCTCAGCACCAGCAACTGCACACCCACGAGAAGATTCTGCGATACGAGCTGCAGGAGAAACGGAAGATGCTTCAGGAGTTGAAGAAGGAACTGGAATACTGTCGCGAGAAGTGGGAGTCGGCCAGACAGAAGAACACCAACACCGAGTTGGAATGGAGATGCTTGCGACGAGAGTTTGCCGCGAGGAAAGCTCTGGCTGTTCACGATTCCTTCAACAACAG CGCCGAGAGTGGATTCAGCGACGAGCGAGGAGACGACACCGACGAAGAGGACGATGCGGTCGAAGGAAGGCTCAGGCTAGGTCCACGCAGGAAACCGCGAAAG GAGAGTCCCCGAACACCGTCGCCGGATACGGAATCGGAACAACCGACCGATACTGAGCTGTCGGAGCCGAAAACAGGTTCCTCGGCGACGCTGGAGCAACGAACGTCCACTCCGGAAACGGAAACTGAACTGGACGAGACCGAAGCCTCGAACGTGACGTTGAACGTGGTATCCGTAATCGGAACAGAAGCACCG CAATCGGTATCGGAAGGTTCGCAAGAATCGCTCGATCCCCtggatcaagctctgacgaacgtgatccaaaaccttaTAGCAATCAACGAGCCAGGTTCAACGACCTTCGCGAGTCCGATCGTTCAAGTGGACGTCGCAGAGAACGTTGCAAACGATGACACGTCGTTCTTAGAAAGTTTCCCTACGATAGATTCGAATCTCGAATGCAACGAAGCACCGTGCGATGGGGACTCATTAATAACAAACGACGATTCTATAGTGCCTGAGATCTCCGTACAAGACTTCGACCTGCCATCGAGCATAAATGAAAACTGTCAGAAAACGACGGACTCGGACGGTGAGAAAACAAACATCGAAAAATCCTCCAACTTGACCGACTCTCACGCACCTACCGTAACTAGCATAGTCAGCACGCTGCCTGTTTTCTCCATCGGGCCCTTTCCTACGCCCGTTGTGACGCCTACGGTCGTGAAAAACGTCCAGTTTACCGACACCACGATCGATGGCCCGTCTAATCGATGTTTTGCTCCAGTTTTCGGCGCGTCGCTCTCGGAAGAACGTTTTGAATCGACCGCGAATCAAGAAACGGAATCGAGGGGTCTCGAGAAACGCAGCACCAGGTCGACGGAAGGCGTCGTCGACTCTGACAGCGTCT